A DNA window from Zingiber officinale cultivar Zhangliang chromosome 3A, Zo_v1.1, whole genome shotgun sequence contains the following coding sequences:
- the LOC122053563 gene encoding WAT1-related protein At2g40900-like — protein MWDLLLLDVEFLVRIWNRRPSFSFGVMLKIFILAMLGITIQQNVYYVGLHLISPSVASALGNVIPAFTFLLAIVLRMEKLNLKTVRGRAKLAGAIFCITGSLIFTFWKGHFVGGLCYFTYDPTSFRKS, from the exons ATGTGGGATTTGCTTCTCCTTGATGTGGAATTTCTAGTTAGAATTTG GAATCGAAGACCCAGCTTCTCATTTGGTGTCATGCTAAAAATATTCATTCTTGCTATGTTGGGTATAACAATTCAGCAAAATGTATACTACGTTGGACTCCATCTCATTTCTCCAAGTGTTGCCAGTGCCTTGGGCAATGTCATTCCTGCTTTTACTTTCTTATTGGCAATTGTACTGAG GATGGAAAAGCTCAACTTGAAGACTGTAAGAGGGAGGGCCAAGCTTGCAGGGGCCATCTTCTGCATCACTGGTTCCCTGATCTTCACATTTTGGAAAGGTCATTTTGTTGGGGGCCTTTGTTACTTCACCTATGATCCAACTTCATTTCGAAAGTCCTGA